From Anopheles coluzzii chromosome 3, AcolN3, whole genome shotgun sequence, the proteins below share one genomic window:
- the LOC120958814 gene encoding ankyrin-3 isoform X5 encodes MALEETQNNGSAVAVAPKETVPPSLKQQQQPPQGQAQIQPSTSNEKLNNLVNGGGATTEKSRSNNKQNDTNTAFLRAARAGDLQKLIEYLETGQVTDINTCNTNGLNALHLAAKDGHYDIVNELLKRGALVDNATKKGNTALHIASLAGQKEIIQLLLQYNASVNVQSQNGFTPLYMAAQENHDECVNYLLAKGANPALATEDGFTPLAVAMQQGHDKVVAVLLESDTRGKVRLPALHIAAKKDDVKAAKLLLENEHNPDVSSKSGFTPLHIAAHYGNVNVAQLLIEKGADVNFTAKHNITPLHVACKWGKLNMVKLLIANHGRIDSITRDGLTPLHCAARSGHDQVIEVLLEHGAEIISKTKNGLAPLHMAAQGEHVSAARILLMNKSPVDDITIDYLTALHVAAHCGHVKVAKLLLDRNADPNARALNGFTPLHIACKKNRIKVVELLLNHGATIGATTESGLTPLHVASFMGCMNIVIYLLQHDASPDIPTVRGETPLHLAARAKQTDIIRILLRNGAYVNAQAREDQTPLHVASRIGNMEIVMLLLQHGAKIDAVTKDNYTPLHIAAKEGQDEVAALLLDSEANVEAVTKKGFTPLHLAAKYGNLKCAELLLERGAQVDVQGKNGVTPLHVASHYDHQKVALLLLEKGASPYSPAKNGHTPLHIASKKNQLNIATTLLDYKADANAESKTGFTPLHLSAQEGHGDMARVLLDNGADPNHAAKNGLTPLHLCAQEDHVGIAETLLEHKARIDPVTKTGFTPLHVAAHFGQAGMVKYLIENDANIEMKTNIGHTPLHQAAQQGHTLIINILLKNKANPEAVTNGGQTALSIADKLGYITVVETLKVVTETSVTQTVDEKFKIVGPETIHETFLSDSEDEGGTPPPPTAMKALMQAQQLYGGSGAIKYYQSQMRYTREDPIMSDQQQYNYMTSDENKQFDDTNLTNMSIDPLKDDKYLEKIISRAENYTVSAMDRSHTPNPLDITVTDNVNITRKPIHVGSHSNDALSLTIDRLANIYCGDQIKFVPMCRERFMVSFLVDARGGAMRGCRHSGVRVIVPPRSAAQPTRITCRYVKPQRITNGPPLMEGEALVSRILELAPVGAKFLGPVILEVPHFASLRDKEREIIILRSDNGETWREHTLYDSEEAIHEVLNETFKGDTLNLLEDLHTNRITRIVTNDFPHYFAIVSRIRQEVHAIGPEGGTVSATAVPQVQAIFPQNALTKKIRVGLQAQPIDMNTTANLLGRSVAVSPVVTVEPRRRKFHKAITLSMPAPKAYNSGMINQYSGNAPTLRLLCSITGGQNKAVWEDVTGSTPLTFVNDCVSFTTTVSARFWLMDCRNIGEATKMATELYSQMAHVPFMVKFVVFAKRVDQSEAKLSVFCMTDDKEDKTLEHQEHFTEIAKSRDIEVCEGRTVYLEFAGNIVPVMKSGEQLSLQFNAFKENRLTFTVKIKNNLDDLLGRISFMNEPKVAKGEPIQTPLCTLNFTLPSEKFGLGGDDLETTSEFDQSSTEVLNSEQQAVVAAANRGKTLNFTFQNGDGGSEIHKADIKITDICNLLGSDWPLLADELAITPSDVELIRAEYPNDEPQQAIVMLRLWLRQAGRDATGNVLEQALIKINRPDIVNKSITNLEPVTDEYERRVAQRQIGSMNGLDEIDPARVNGMPVASSSMHESEHEPTEEKQEHEAVEKDKQLPTDNNSPTGSVSPDTTEAFQQIRRESEILGIAAIKKEDLSTPPPSPADFSTQVSQNSSKASADEGRNDAVAEDVQEIIQQAIKDHDTHDEDEEEDAPVAVGAVGSDSAISDREEDSEGFELDLETDKSGKVKTIKKHSKVNIKINKTVAQRPTVGDIEWEAPGSECPRQPQIEISSVNLEDVSNDRRYSLDHIDPIAEGLTTGVNARAYEKSLSTPGETEQKKSEQIVIISSDNNISEVPADYSGDIDEFIFVQTSPENFAKMEKEQAAGGVVTDEDDNSNLVIITEEHYDYELTSDDDRRSSSVLEDPSPPEEKDLEGYTVAPSSDSRPEAQKRFIVGGSSSSESDEEAHQRQHHHQSGSTSLGRRTMRTKTVPTGLTITEDETVVLKGDLTNQTSTTSPAITVCQPTPPPVQPPSSSTSNNFSIRTGPGSSSGSDVALHETAGELSDDDETENYLVQNNDQMTGMEPTEPPMESATPLNDGSTRTETNTIVDESDDGTVRTTIITTTTTLSTTGDDIPEDLEEQLLKQLRDQQLLQETQQLQQNQPQSNAQEGNQVVTITTTTAEEDPDTGVETTSTSTTRTTTTTKTITLTPDGDFPEDELLQKITTTTTHTSQQNIPEMVKETTVTVTEMVDGRTLDGAAKALNNIVDDFMNHERKN; translated from the exons aacgacacaaacacagcgTTCCTGAGAGCAGCGCGGGCAGGGGATCTACAGAAACTGATAGAGTACCTCGAAACCGGTCAAGTGACCGACATCAACACGTGCAATACG AACGGTCTGAACGCACTGCATCTAGCGGCAAAAGATGGACACTATGACATCGTGAACGAGCTGTTGAAACGCGGTGCGCTCGTCGATAATGCCACCAAGAAGGGTAACACAGCGCTTCACATCGCTTCATTGGCTGGCCAAAAGGAAATCATTCAACTGCTTCTGCAGTACAACGCATCGGTTAATGTGCAGTCTCAGAACGGATTTACGCCGCTCTACATGGCTGCGCAGGAAAACCACGACGAGTGTGTGAATTATCTGCTAGCAAAGGGTGCTAATCCAGCGCTAGCTACTGAG GATGGCTTTACACCGTTGGCGGTAGCCATGCAGCAAGGTCACGATAAAGTAGTTGCAGTGCTCCTTGAAAGCGACACTCGTGGAAAGGTTCGATTACCAGCTCTTCACATAGCAGCTAAAAAGGATGACGTAAAAGCGGCGAAGCTGTTGCTAGAG AATGAACACAATCCAGACGTATCATCCAAAAGCGGCTTCACTCCACTACACATCGCTGCTCACTACGGCAATGTAAACGTCGCTCAACTATTGATTGAGAAAGGTGCAGACGTGAACTTTActgcaaaacacaacatcacaCCACTACACGTTGCGTGCAAGTGGGGAAAGCTGAACATGGTAAAGCTGCTGATCGCTAACCATGGTCGCATCGACAGTATCACCCGGGACGGTCTTACGCCTCTTCACTGTGCCGCCCGGTCAGGCCACGATCAGGTGATCGAAGTATTGTTAGAACATGGGGCCGAAATCATTTCCAAGACCAAAAACGGACTTGCCCCGCTGCATATGGCGGCCCAGGGCGAACACGTCAGCGCGGCTCGCATTTTACTAATGAACAAATCACCCGTTGATGATATTACGATCGACTATCTCACTGCGCTCCACGTCGCCGCCCACTGTGGTCACGTGAAGGTAGCAAAGCTGCTGCTCGACCGAAATGCCGATCCGAATGCACGGGCACTGAACGGTTTTACACCGTTGCATATTGCCTGCAAAAAGAATCGTATTAAGGTGGTGGAGCTTCTCCTAAACCATGGTGCAACAATTGGAGCAACAACGGAGAGCGGCCTAACGCCGCTGCACGTGGCCAGCTTTATGGGATGCATGAATATCGTGATCTACCTGCTGCAGCACGATGCAAGTCCGGACATACCGACTGTTCGCGGTGAAACTCCACTTCATCTGGCAGCACGTGCTAAGCAGACGGACATTATACGCATATTACTTCGAAATGGAGCGTACGTAAATGCACAAGCTCGTGAAGATCAGACACCGCTTCATGTCGCTTCAAG AATTGGTAACATGGAAATTGTGATGCTGCTTTTGCAACACGGCGCAAAGATTGATGCTGTTACGAAGGACAACTACACACCGCTACACATCGCAGCAAAGGAGGGCCAGGATGAAGTGGCAGCATTGTTACTGGACAGTGAAGCCAACGTAGAAGCGGTTACGAAAAAAGGCTTTACACCGTTGCATTTGGCGGCAAAGTACGGTAATCTTAAGTGCGCCGAACTGCTACTAGAGCGCGGTGCCCAAGTGGACGTACAGGGCAAGAACGGTGTTACCCCGTTGCACGTTGCTAGTCACTACGATCATCAAAAGGTAGCGCTTTTGCTGCTCGAGAAAGGTGCTTCACCGTACTCGCCAGCTAAGAACGGCCATACCCCATTGCACATTGCGTCAAAGAAGAATCAGCTGAACATCGCAACCACGCTGCTGGACTACAAGGCAGACGCAAATGCGGAGAGTAAAACTGGTTTCACACCGCTTCACCTATCTGCCCAAGAAGGTCATGGTGATATGGCCCGTGTTCTGCTGGACAATGGGGCAGATCCAAATCATGCCGCTAAAAATGGGCTAACACCATTGCACTTGTGCGCGCAGGAAGACCATGTAGGCATTGCCGAAACGCTGCTGGAACACAAGGCTCGCATCGATCCGGTTACAAAGACTGGCTTTACACCGCTGCACGTAGCGGCTCATTTTGGCCAGGCGGGAATGGTGAAGTACCTGATCGAAAACGATGCTAACATCGAAATGAAGACCAATATTGGCCATACACCGTTGCATCAGGCTGCTCAGCAAGGGCACACACTCATTATTAACATTCTTCTAAAGAACAAAGCTAATCCGGAAGCAGTTACTAATGGCGGCCAGACAGCGCTTTCGATTGCGGACAAACTGGGCTACATCACAGTGGTGGAAACGTTAAAGGTAGTCACAGAGACCAGTGTCACACAGACAGTGGATGAAAAGTTTAAGATCGTTGGACCGGAAACTATTCATGAGACGTTCCTGTCGGACTCGGAAGATGAGG GAGGCACACCACCCCCACCGACCGCTATGAAAGCCCTAATGCAAGCGCAGCAGTTGTATGGCGGTAGTGGTGCTATCAAGTACTATCAATCGCAAATGCGTTACACGC GTGAAGATCCGATCATGTCCGACCAACAGCAGTACAACTACATGACGAGCGATGAAAACAAGCAGTTTGACGATACGAACCTCACCAACATGAGTATTGATCCGTTGAAAGATGACAAATACCTGGAGAAGATCATTTCCCGCGCAGAGAACTACACCGTATCGGCCATGGATCGGTCGCATACGCCCAATCCACTTGACATTACCGTGACTGATAATGTCAACATCACTCGCAAACCGATCCACGTTGG GTCACATAGCAACGATGCACTGTCGTTGACAATCGATCGATTGGCCAACATTTATTGTGGTGATCAGATAAAGTTTGTCCCGATGTGTAGGGAAAG ATTTATGGTATCGTTTTTGGTTGATGCACGTGGCGGCGCAATGCGTGGCTGTCGCCACagtggtgtgcgtgtgatcGTACCACCTCGATCAGCCGCACAACCTACAAGAATTACCTGTCGCTACGTGAAGCCTCAACGTATTACCAACGGTCCTCCATTGATGGAAGGAGAGGCCCTGGTAAGCCGTATTCTCGAGTTGGCTCCAGTAGGTGCCAAGTTCCTTGG GCCCGTTATTCTTGAGGTTCCACATTTTGCTTCACTGCGCGATAAGGAACGTGAAATCATTATTCTTCGATCTGACAATGGAGAAACTTGGCGTGAACATACCCTATACGATAGTGAAGAAGCTATCCATGAAGTGTTGAACGAGACGTTCAAGGGTGATACGTTAAACTTGCTTGAAGATTTGCATACAAATAGGATTACGCGCATCGTCACCAATGATTTTCCGCACTACTTTGCGATCGTTTCGCGCATCCGTCAGGAGGTTCATGCTATCGGACCGGAGGGTGGCACTGTGTCTGCAACGGCCGTCCCACAAGTACAGGCGATTTTCCCGCAGAACGCGTTGACCAAAAAAATTCGCGTCGGACTGCAGGCTCAGCCGATTGACATGAACACGACGGCCAACTTGCTCGGCCGTAGCGTAGCCGTCTCGCCGGTTGTCACAGTGGAACCACGACGCCGTAAGTTCCACAAGGCAATTACGCTCAGTATGCCGGCACCGAAGGCTTACAACTCAGGCATGATCAACCAGTACTCGGGCAATGCGCCTACGCTGCGTCTGCTCTGCTCGATCACGGGAGGCCAGAACAAAGCCGTCTGGGAAGACGTCACTGGTTCTACGCCCCTAACGTTCGTCAACGATTGTGTTTCGTTCACTACGACAGTGTCAGCCCGTTTCTGGCTGATGGACTGCCGCAACATTGGCGAGGCAACGAAGATGGCCACTGAGCTGTACTCCCAAATGGCGCACGTACCGTTCATGGTGAAGTTTGTCGTGTTTGCCAAACGTGTCGATCAAAGCGAGGCAAAACTAAGCGTATTCTGTATGACAGACGACAAAGAAGACAAAACACTGGAGCACCAGGAGCACTTTACCGAGATTGCAAAGTCTCGGGATATCGAAGTATGCGAAGGGCGCACTGTCTATCTGGAGTTTGCCGGTAATATTGTGCCAGTGATGAAATCGGGAGAACAGCTTTCCCTGCAGTTCAACGCGTTCAAAGAAAACCGGCTCACCTTCACGGTCAAGATCAAGAACAACCTGGACGATTTACTTGGACGTATTTCTTTCATGAACGAACCGAAAGTGGCCAAGGGTGAGCCGATTCAGACCCCGCTGTGCACTCTCAACTTTACCCTTCCCTCCGAGAAGTTTGGTCTTGGTGGGGACGACCTGGAGACAACTTCCGAATTCGATCAGAGCTCCACCGAGGTGCTGAACAGCGAACAACAAGCCGTCGTCGCAGCCGCCAATCGCGGTAAAACGCTCAACTTCACCTTCCAAAATGGTGACGGTGGGAGCGAAATACACAAGGCAGACATAAAAATCACCGATATTTGCAACCTGCTCGGATCGGATTGGCCTCTGCTAGCTGATGAGCTTGCAATTACACCGTCCGACGTCGAATTGATACGGGCGGAGTACCCGAACGACGAGCCACAGCAAGCAATAGTAATGCTGCGGCTATGGTTACGTCAAGCCGGCAGGGATGCAACTGGAAATGTGCTTGAGCAGGCCCTCATTAAAATCAACCGGCCTGACATTGTGAACAAATCGATTACGAATTTGGAGCCTGTAACGGACGAATACGAGCGACGAGTTGCACAGCGGCAAATCGGTTCGATGAATGGGCTTGACGAAATTGACCCGGCAAGAGTTAACGGAATGCCAGTCGCTAGCAGCTCGATGCACG AATCAGAACATGAACCGACCGAAGAAAAGCAAGAACACGAAGCAGTAGAAAAGGACAAACAATTACCGACGGACAACAATTCGCCGACGGGTTCGGTGTCCCCAGATACTACCGAAGCGTTCCAGCAGATTCGTCGTGAGAGCGAAATTCTCGGAATAGCAGCGATCAAAAAGGAGGACCTTTCCACGCCCCCACCCAGTCCGGCCGATTTCAGTACCCAAGTCAGCCAGAACAGCAGCAAGGCAAGCGCGGATGAGGGACGAAACGATG CAGTAGCCGAGGATGTGCAAGAAATCATTCAGCAAGCCATCAAAGATCATGACACGCATGACGAAGACGAGGAGGAAGACGCTCCGGTGGCGGTGGGTGCGGTTGGCAGCGATTCGGCTATCAGTGATCGCGAGGAAGATTCCGAAGGATTCGAGCTGGACCTCGAGACGGACAAGAGCGGCAAAGTGAAGACGATCAAGAAACACTCAAAAGTGAAcataaaaattaacaaaactgTCGCACAACGTCCGACTGTGGGAGACATCGAATGGGAAGCGCCCGGATCGGAATGCCCGCGGCAGCCACAAATAGAGATTTCGTCAGTAAACTTGGAGGACGTTTCGAACGATCGGCGGTACAGCTTGGATCACATTGATCCGATTGCTGAAGGACTGACTACGGGCGTTAACGCGCGTGCTTACGAGAAGTCTCTCTCCACACCGGGCGAAACTGAACAGAAAAAGTCCGAACAGATCGTTATCATCTCGTCCGATAACAACATCTCGGAGGTGCCGGCCGACTACTCGGGTGACATTGACGAGTTCATTTTCGTGCAAACGTCGCCGGAAAACTTTGCCAAGATGGAGAAAGAACAAGCCGCTGGTGGCGTTGTGACGGATGAGGACGACAACAGCAATTTAGTGATCATTACAGAGGAGCACTATGACTATGAACTTACGAGCGATGACGATCGACGCTCGTCCAGTGTGCTGGAGGATCCTTCTCCGCCCGAGGAGAAAGATCTCGAAGGATACACAGTTGCGCCGTCTTCGGATTCCAGGCCAGAAGCTCAAAAGCGCTTTATTGTCGGTGGTAGCAGTAGTTCGGAAAGCGACGAAGAAGCCCACCAGCGacagcaccatcatcagtCCGGATCGACATCGCTTGGAAGGCGCACGATGCGAACTAAAACCGTTCCTACGGGTCTGACCATTACCGAGGACGAAACGGTCGTGCTGAAAGGCGATCTGACAAACCAGACCAGTACCACCAGTCCCGCGATAACCGTCTGTCAGCCGACACCGCCACCGGTGCAGCCACCCTCTAGTAGTACCAGCAACAACTTCTCCATCCGCACAGGACCGGGATCATCGAGCGGGTCAGACGTCGCCCTGCACGAAACGGCGGGCGAGCTGAGCGATGACGATGAAACAG AAAACTATCTTGTTCAGAACAATGATCAGATGACAGGAATGGAGCCAACCGAACCGCCAATGGAGTCCGCAACTCCGCTGAACGATGGTTCCACTCGAACCGAAACAAATACTATCGTTGACGAATCGGATGATGG AACTGTTCGTACTACGATTATCACTACAACGACTACGCTGAGTACGACCGGCGACGATATACCGGAGGATTTGGAAGAACAGCTACTGAAACAGCTGCGCGATCAGCAGCTGTTGCAGGAAacccagcagctgcagcagaacCAGCCACAGTCAAACGCACAGGAAGGCAATCAGGTGGTCACAATAACTACAACTACTGCGGAGGAGGATCCGGACACGGGTGTAGAAACGACGTCCACCTCGACCACACGAACCACAACGACGACTAAAACGATCACGCTGACTCCGGACGGAGATTTCCCCGAGGATGAATTGCTGCAAAAGATCACAACGACCACGACGCACACCTCCCAGCAGAATATACCCGAAATGGTAAAGGAAACCACCGTCACCGTAACGGAAATGGTGGACGGCCGGACGCTAGACGGTGCTGCCAAAGCACTCAACAACATAGTCGACGACTTTATGAACCACGAGCGGAAAAACTAA